Sequence from the Egibacter rhizosphaerae genome:
AGTTGCCCCTGCTCGACGCGCTCGTCGGCACGGCGATCGCGGTCGCCGAGGCCAACGGGATAGGCCGCGCGGGCCATGTCCGCGACAAGTTGACCTGGCTCGCCGGCTACGCCGAGACCGCGCGGGGCCTGATCCAGCTCGCCGCCCAGCGCGGTGACGAAGAAAGTGGGATCGCGTACCCGGACGTGTTCACCACCAACCTCGCCAAGTGGACGTTCGCCCGGGACATTCACTACGCGTTCGAAGTCGTGCAGGACCTCGCCGGGGGCCTGCTCGTGACCGGCCCCTCCGCGGTTGACTGGCAGGCGCCGGAGATCCGGCCGATCCTCGAGAAGTACCTCGCGGCAGCTTGGCCGGCGGCCGACCGCATGGCCGTGATGAACCTTGCGCGGGATCTCACCACGGACCTTTACGGTGGCTACCAAGCGGTGCTCGCCCTGCATGCTGAGGGGTCGCTTGAGGCTGAGAAGCTGCAGATGTACCGGGCATACGATCACGAGCCGGCGCTCACCTACGCCCTCGGCCTCGCCGGCCTGCGCGACACGCAGGACGATCCGACGGCTTGAGCTGCTGACCGTTTCGAACCACACGAGGAAGGACACGAGGTGGGTGCGATCAGCGACGTTCTCGTCCTGAGCGGGACCCGCACGGCAGTGGGCAAGTACGGCGGCGCGTTCCGGGAGACCCCTCCGAGCGAGCTTGCTGCCGCGGTTGTCCGCGAGGCGGTCCGGCGAGCCAGCGTCGAGTCAGACGCGGTCGAGCACGTGGTCTTCGGTCACGTCATCAACACCGAGACCCGCGACATGTATCTCGCTCGAGTCGCGAGCGTGCACGGGGGCGTGCCGATCGAGGCGCCGGCACTCACGGTGAACCGGTTGTGCGGCAGCGGCCTGCAGGCGATCGTCTCCGCCGCGCAGAGCATCACGCTCGGGGACGCGTCGGTGGCGGTCGCCGGCGGCGCGGAGTGTATGAGCCGCGCGCCCTACTGGGTGCCCCACGCGCGCTGGGGCGCGCGCATGGGCGACGGGTTGCTCGTCGACGCGATGCTCGGCGGCCTCACCGATCCCTTCGACGACTGCCACATGGGTATCACCGCCGAAAACGTCGCCGAGCGCTGGAACATCTCCCGCGAAGACCAAGACGCCCTCGCAGTCGAAAGCCACCAGCGGGCCGCTCGCGCCCGCGACGATGGCCGCTTCGACGAGCAAATCCTCCCGATCGAGGTGCGCAGCGACAAGGCGAACGCGACGGTGACCGCGGACGAGCACATCCGTCCAGACACCGACGTCGATCGGCTTGGCAAGCTACCGCCAGCGTTCCGCGAGGGCGGCAGCGTGACCGCCGGAAACGCTGCGGGGATTAACGACGGCGCCGCGGCCCTCGTCCTCGCCAATGAGAGAACCGCCGAGGCCCTTGGGGCCGCCCGCCCGCTCGGCCGACTACTGGGATACGCCCACGCAGGCGTCGAGCCAAACGTCATGGGCATCGGGCCAGTGCCGGCGGTGCAGCGCGTGCTCGACGACACGGGACTGGTCGCCAACGATCTGGACGTCATCGAGCTGAACGAGGCGTTCGCCGCACAGGCGCTCGCGGTGATGCGCGATCTGAAACTCCCCCCGGAACGAACCAATCCCAACGGCAGCGGCATCTCGATCGGCCATCCGGTCGGCGCCACCGGCGCGGTCCTGACCGTCAAAGCGCTCTACGAGCTAGAGCGTGTTCAGGGTCGGTACGCACTCGTCACGATGTGCATCGGCGGGGGGCAAGGCATCGCCGCCATCTTCGAACGCGTGTAAGCATCACCAAACCGAGAAGGCGCCGCTCACGGTATGACCGCGCAGCTGCTCGTAGTCCAGAGCGAAGTCGACGACGGGCGGGATGTCGGCCGAGCAGGGCAGCAGATCTTGCCGTCCAGGCTGCGCAAACGTCCACCGCAGCCGAACAGCTCCTTGCCAGCGGCTGGCCGCACCGTGCCCGCGCGGGTCCCAAGCGACGGCCCGGCAATCGGCGTCGAGCACCGTGCGGCCTGGACCGCGGACGCCGCACCCTGCGCTCTCCCGGTGCAACCGCCGCCCTATCGCTCGGCGGTCTCGACCGCCTCCCAAAGCACCTCCGCGATATGGACCACTGGAAGGCCGTGTTGGGCGAGCTGCAGCAGGCAGCCGGGGTTACCGGACGTGACGCGTGTGGCCCCCGTGGCCGTCACGGCGTCCCGCTTGCGAGCGCCGATCGGCTCGGCGAGGTCGGGGCGAAGCGCGTTGTAGGCACCCCCGGCCCCGCAACATCGTTCCCCATCGGCTGTCCTGCGCAGCTGACCCGGCCCCAGCACGCGGTCGAGCAGGGCGACCGGCGCACTCTCGACGTGCTGGACGTTGCGGAGATGGCAGGCGTGCTGGTAGGCGACCGGTTCGCGGAGGACTCCCGCCGGCAAGGTGTTCGGGTCCACGAGTTCGCTCATGTCCCGGACGCGGTCGGCGAACACTCGCGCTTCCTCCGTGCCGAGCAGCCGTCCGTACTCCTTCATGGCCGCGCCGCAACCGGCGCTGTCAACGACGACCGGTCCTGAGGTGCCCCGGTGCGCGGCGATCACCTCCGCGGCCGAGCGCGCCGCCCGGTCCTCGAACCCCTGGTGCAGGTCGAGCGCCCCGCAGCAAGCGCCACGCCGGGCGGCGTCGACCCGGTAGCCCGAACGCTCCAGCAGCCGCAGCGTGGCCCCGTGCGCGCCCCGGAACCACACGTCCATCACGCAGCCCCGGAACAGCCACGCATCGGCCCGTTGGCGCGCCGGCAGACGCCCAGCGAGCTCACGGAGCCGGACCCTCCTCGCGAGTCGCAACCGACGCGGGAGTAGACGGTCGGCACGCGTCAGCTGGGCGAGCGAGAGCAGGATAGTGCCAAGGCGCAGGAGTACCGGCCTCCGCAGCAACCCGAGGCCCCAGCGCACCAGTGATGATCGCAGGCGCCCACCGCCCCTCGAAGGGGCGTGCGCACGAGCAGCCTCGATATCGGTCCGTGCGGTCTCCATGAGCGCGCCGAACTCCACGAGCGAGGGGCACGCTGGCTCGCATGCCCGGCACTGCACGCAGCCTTCCATGCTGTCGACGTAGTCGGGGTCGAGCGTCGACAGTTCCCCGTCGTGGACGAGACGCATCCCCACGAGCCGACCTCGTGGGTTGTGCTGCTCGAGCCCCGTGACGGCGTAGGTCGGGCACGCCGAGAGGCACATTCCGCAACCGACGCACTGGGCAAGCTTGTCCGCATCGAAGGTCATCGCTGGAATCTCCAGGGCGCGAGCACGCCAACGGGATCGAGCGCCTGTTTCACCGCAGCGTCGAGCGGGCGGGGTCCCTCGAAGGCCGCGAACAGCGGCTCGGCTCCGGCGGCCTCAAGGCACAGGACGCGTCCGGACCGCTCGCGGACAAGGCGGGTGAGGGTGGGGACCTCGGTGGCCGACGCGTCGGCGTGGATGATGCCGAGGCCCTCCTCGACGAGGTAGCGACCCGTGAGCTGCCCCACGACCGCCTCGACCTCCGGGGGCGGCACCGCGATCCGCACGGCTGAAGGCACCTCCGGCGCCGGCGCCTCGAGGAGTCCTCCCCGCTCCGCGTCACGGTCGCAATCGGAGGGATGCCCCTCCAGGCGAACATAGGTGTCGCCGGCATCGCGCAGGACCGAAGCCGCGGTACGTAGCTCACGCCGCGCGGCGGCGTCGAGCCGACCGGCGACGCGGTACCAGCGCGCCGCAGCAGGTCTCGGCCGAACGGTGAGGGTGATCTCGGTGAGGATGCCGAGGGTGCCCCACGACCCGACGAGCAGCCGCGTCACGTCATAGCCGGTGACGTTCTTCACCGTGCCGCCCCCGCTGCGAACGATCTCGCCCTCTGCGGAGACGAATCGGGTGCCGAGCACCCAGTTGCGCAGGTGGCCTGCGCCGAGCCTTCGGAGCCCGGTGAGCCCGCTTGCGACTTGCCCACCGACCGTCGTGGCAGGCCCCTCGATCGGGCACTCCTGCCCCACATCGGCGAGGACCCCATCGAGTTCCCGCCACGGCGTCCCCGGCCGAACCCGGACCACGAGATCGGACGGGCGGTGGTCAACGACACCGGTCAGGTTGCGTGTGGAGACCGCCGGGTCGGATTCGGTCCGCGCACCGACGAGCGTGCCTGCTCCGACGACGTCGCAGGCAGCCCGGGCGGTGAGCTCGCGCACCGCCTCGACGACCTCGTCCTCGCTCGTCGGCAGACGTTCAACGGGTGTCGCCGGGGACTCGGTCATATCCACGCCCCTTCGGGGACGAGGGTGTGCTGCGCCTCGGCGCACGTGGCGGGAGCCGGCAGCACCTTCCCGGGGTTCGCGAGACCGAGATCGTCGAGCGCGTCGCGAAGGCGTGCCTGAAACGCGCGATCCTCGGCCGTCATGATCCCGTCCTCACACAGGAACGCCTGCTTCTCGAGACCGATCCCGTGCTCGCCGGAGACGACTCCACCGTTGGCGATCGCGACCTCCACGATCCGCTCGCCGGCTCGAAGGGTGCGCGCGACCTCCTCCCGGTCGCGCCGGTCGAAGGCGATGATCGGGTGCAGGTTGCCGTCACCGGCGTGGACGGCGTTGACGATCGTCACCTGCTCGTCGGTGGCGATCCGGCCGACCTCCTCGAGGACGTCCGCGAGCCTCGAGCGGGGGACGACGACATCGTGCAGGTAGTAATCCGGTGCGACCCCCGCCACCGCACCCCCGATCGCCTTGCGGCCCTTCCACAGCCTCGCCCGCTCGTCCTCGGTCCTGGCGATCGTGGGGTCGGCGCTGCCGTGCCTGGCGACGGCGGCGAGCGCGATCCCGAGGCCGTGCTCCACCGCACCCTCCGGGCCTTCGAACTCGGCGAGGAGCACCGCACCCGCGTCGAGGGGGTAGCCGGCACGGGCGTACGGCTCGACACAACGAACCGCCTCCTTGTCCATGAGCTCCAGCGCCGCTGGCCCCGCCCCCTCCGCGACGATGTCGGCAACCGATTCGGCCGCAGTGCGCACCGAGGGGAACGCCGCGAGCACGGTCCGGATCGCGTCGGGCGAGGGCTGGAGCCGCAAGCGGGCCGACGTGACGAACCCGATGGTCCCCTCGCTCCCGACGGTCACCCCGCGAAGGTCGTAGCCGTCGTGCTCGTGCGCGGGCCCATCCAGCCGGTGGCGGCGGCCGTGCACGTCGACGAGGTCAAGCTCGAGGACGTGTGCGCTCGTGACCCCGTACGCGAGGCAGTGCGCTCCCCCGGCGTTCGTGGCGACGTTGCCCCCGAGGGTGCACGCGACCTGGCTCGACGGGTCAGGGGCGAACCGCAAGCCGTGAGGAGCGACCATCGCATCCAGATCGGAGTTCACGACCCCCGGTTCGATCAGGGCCGTCCCCGCCTCGACATCGAGCTCGGTCACCCGGTCCATCCGCGCGAGGGAGACCACGAGCGTCCGGTGCAGGGGCACCGTGCCACCCGCCAAGCCCGTGCCCGCCCCCCGAGGAGTCATTGCGACACCTCGGCGCGCGCAAGCGCCCACGACTCGCTCGACCTCTTCCGACTTGCCGGGAAGGCACACCCCGAGCGGCTCGGCATTCAGCGGCCCGGCATCGCTGCGGTACAGCGCACGGTTGAAGGTCCCCACGTGCACGCCGTCGGCGCCGACGATGTCCACGAGTTCCGCGAAGAGGTCGGCTACCCCATTTGGTATGACCATAGACGCCATCCTGCCACATCCTCGACACGAAGCCATGTGGTTATAAGGTCAGGCCACAGGAGAACGGGCCAGGGCGGAAGGGGCCGCCGACCGTAGCAATGGCAGCGGTGGCGCAGCGTCGCGGCCCCCGTCCCGCACGAATGCGGGCCGCGGTGCGGTGCGCTGCTCGAGAGGACGGACCTCAGCGCTTCACGCGTTCGTACGCCTTCCGGATGTGCTCGGTAAGGATCTCGGCACCCCGTTCCCCGTCCCCGTCCCGGATCGCCTCGAACACCTCGCGGTGCTCGGAAGCCAGTGCCGTGCGCAATTCGGGCCATCCCGGGTGCGGCAGCAGGAGCTGGCCGAGCCAGTGTTCGATCAGCTGCCGCAGCGACTGCATCACATACCCCGTGAGGCGATTGCCCGACGCTTGCGCAATCACGACGTGGAACGAGCTGTCGAGCTCGAGAAACTCCTCGGGACCGAGGTCCCCGGACTCCATTCGGTGGACGAGCTTCTCGAGGCTCGCGAGCTGTTCGTCGTCACGCAGCTGTGCCGCTGCTCGGACCGCCTGTCCCTCGAGAGCGACGCGCACGTTGACGACGTCCTCGAGTGAGAAGTGGTCCAGCGCGGCGTGCATGAGAAGCACCCCGCCCATCGTCCCACCCGCCTCACCAACGATGATGCTCCCCGATTCGGGTCCGGTGCCGGTGCGTGCGCGCACGATGTCGAGCGTTTCGAGCACTCGCAGCGCCTCTCGGACAGACGAACGGCTGACGCCGAGCATCTCCGAGAGCTGGCGCTCGCCAGGCAGCCGATCCCCGGACCGCAACCGGCCGGCGAGGATCTCCTGTTGGATCTGCGCCACGACCTCCTGGTAGGCGCGGCGGCGCTCGACCGGTCGTAGGTGTAGCTCCGACGACGGCTCTTGCATGTCATCTCCCTTGCCCGCTCTCACCGAGCCAGGCTGCCACCCTCGGATGGATCGGGCCGGGTTCGGGGTGAGCGCGGTGCTCAACGTCCCCCTGACAGTTCCACAGCGATATCGATGATCATGTCCTCTTGGCCTCCAACGTACCGGCGGCGGCCGACCTCTTGGAGGATTGCATGAGCGGGGACGCCATAGCGCTCCGCGGCACACTCGGCGTGCAGTAGAAAGCTCGAGTACACGCCGGAGTGACCCATGACGATGGCATTTCGATCACAGACCGGTTCCCGGTGCATGATCGGCCGGACCACGTCCTCGGCCACCCCCATCACCGCAGGGAGGTCGACCCCCGTCGATACGTCCCGACGGTCGAGAACCGCGGCAACGACCTCGGTGGGAGCGTTACCGGCACCGGCACCGAGCGACCGACAGGCCCCGTCCACTTGGACCGCGCCGACGTCCACCGCCGCGATCGAGTTCGCGACCCCCATCCCGAGGTTGTTGTGTGCGTGCACACCCACCTCGGCTTCGGTGCCGATTTCCGCTCGGAGCGCGGACACACGATCACGCACGCCCTCCGGCAGCAGCGCGCCCGCCGAGTCGACGACGTAGACGGACTGGCAGCCGCCGTCGACCATGATCCGAGCCTGTTTTGCGAGCTCTTCCGGATCCGTCATGTGGCTGAGCATGAGAAACCCGACGGTCTCCATGCCTAGGTCGCGGGCGAGCTCGAAGTGCTGCAGCGAGATGTCGGCCTCGGTGCAATGCGTCGCGACGCGGGCCACGGACACGCCGAGATCGGCGACCACCCGCAGTTCCCCTGCGGACCCGACCCCGGGTAGGAGCAACGCGGCGATGCGGGCCTGGTCGACGGCTTCGACGGCCGCTTGGACGAGCGCGGCCTCGGGCTCCCGGCTGAACCCATAGTTGAAGGACGAGCCTCCCAGCCCGTCCCCATGGCTGACCTCGATCACCGGGACGCCTGCGTCGTCGAGCCCCCGAGCGACCCGACGTACCTGGTCGGCGGTGAACTGGTGGGACATCGCGTGACTGCCGTCGCGCAGGGTCGAGTCGGTGATGCGCACGTCGCGCACCTGGGGCTGCGTCATGCGGTCACCCCCTGACGGTGTCGTGCGAGGTCCTCGCCCACCCGGACGGCGGCCGCGGTCATGATGTCGAGGTTGCCGGCATACGGCGGGAGATGGTCGCCGTAGCCCTCCAC
This genomic interval carries:
- the bktB gene encoding beta-ketothiolase BktB gives rise to the protein MSDVLVLSGTRTAVGKYGGAFRETPPSELAAAVVREAVRRASVESDAVEHVVFGHVINTETRDMYLARVASVHGGVPIEAPALTVNRLCGSGLQAIVSAAQSITLGDASVAVAGGAECMSRAPYWVPHARWGARMGDGLLVDAMLGGLTDPFDDCHMGITAENVAERWNISREDQDALAVESHQRAARARDDGRFDEQILPIEVRSDKANATVTADEHIRPDTDVDRLGKLPPAFREGGSVTAGNAAGINDGAAALVLANERTAEALGAARPLGRLLGYAHAGVEPNVMGIGPVPAVQRVLDDTGLVANDLDVIELNEAFAAQALAVMRDLKLPPERTNPNGSGISIGHPVGATGAVLTVKALYELERVQGRYALVTMCIGGGQGIAAIFERV
- a CDS encoding (Fe-S)-binding protein, whose translation is MTFDADKLAQCVGCGMCLSACPTYAVTGLEQHNPRGRLVGMRLVHDGELSTLDPDYVDSMEGCVQCRACEPACPSLVEFGALMETARTDIEAARAHAPSRGGGRLRSSLVRWGLGLLRRPVLLRLGTILLSLAQLTRADRLLPRRLRLARRVRLRELAGRLPARQRADAWLFRGCVMDVWFRGAHGATLRLLERSGYRVDAARRGACCGALDLHQGFEDRAARSAAEVIAAHRGTSGPVVVDSAGCGAAMKEYGRLLGTEEARVFADRVRDMSELVDPNTLPAGVLREPVAYQHACHLRNVQHVESAPVALLDRVLGPGQLRRTADGERCCGAGGAYNALRPDLAEPIGARKRDAVTATGATRVTSGNPGCLLQLAQHGLPVVHIAEVLWEAVETAER
- a CDS encoding FAD-binding protein, producing the protein MTESPATPVERLPTSEDEVVEAVRELTARAACDVVGAGTLVGARTESDPAVSTRNLTGVVDHRPSDLVVRVRPGTPWRELDGVLADVGQECPIEGPATTVGGQVASGLTGLRRLGAGHLRNWVLGTRFVSAEGEIVRSGGGTVKNVTGYDVTRLLVGSWGTLGILTEITLTVRPRPAAARWYRVAGRLDAAARRELRTAASVLRDAGDTYVRLEGHPSDCDRDAERGGLLEAPAPEVPSAVRIAVPPPEVEAVVGQLTGRYLVEEGLGIIHADASATEVPTLTRLVRERSGRVLCLEAAGAEPLFAAFEGPRPLDAAVKQALDPVGVLAPWRFQR
- a CDS encoding FAD-binding oxidoreductase is translated as MVIPNGVADLFAELVDIVGADGVHVGTFNRALYRSDAGPLNAEPLGVCLPGKSEEVERVVGACARRGVAMTPRGAGTGLAGGTVPLHRTLVVSLARMDRVTELDVEAGTALIEPGVVNSDLDAMVAPHGLRFAPDPSSQVACTLGGNVATNAGGAHCLAYGVTSAHVLELDLVDVHGRRHRLDGPAHEHDGYDLRGVTVGSEGTIGFVTSARLRLQPSPDAIRTVLAAFPSVRTAAESVADIVAEGAGPAALELMDKEAVRCVEPYARAGYPLDAGAVLLAEFEGPEGAVEHGLGIALAAVARHGSADPTIARTEDERARLWKGRKAIGGAVAGVAPDYYLHDVVVPRSRLADVLEEVGRIATDEQVTIVNAVHAGDGNLHPIIAFDRRDREEVARTLRAGERIVEVAIANGGVVSGEHGIGLEKQAFLCEDGIMTAEDRAFQARLRDALDDLGLANPGKVLPAPATCAEAQHTLVPEGAWI
- a CDS encoding FadR/GntR family transcriptional regulator, which codes for MQEPSSELHLRPVERRRAYQEVVAQIQQEILAGRLRSGDRLPGERQLSEMLGVSRSSVREALRVLETLDIVRARTGTGPESGSIIVGEAGGTMGGVLLMHAALDHFSLEDVVNVRVALEGQAVRAAAQLRDDEQLASLEKLVHRMESGDLGPEEFLELDSSFHVVIAQASGNRLTGYVMQSLRQLIEHWLGQLLLPHPGWPELRTALASEHREVFEAIRDGDGERGAEILTEHIRKAYERVKR
- the dmpG gene encoding 4-hydroxy-2-oxovalerate aldolase, with amino-acid sequence MTQPQVRDVRITDSTLRDGSHAMSHQFTADQVRRVARGLDDAGVPVIEVSHGDGLGGSSFNYGFSREPEAALVQAAVEAVDQARIAALLLPGVGSAGELRVVADLGVSVARVATHCTEADISLQHFELARDLGMETVGFLMLSHMTDPEELAKQARIMVDGGCQSVYVVDSAGALLPEGVRDRVSALRAEIGTEAEVGVHAHNNLGMGVANSIAAVDVGAVQVDGACRSLGAGAGNAPTEVVAAVLDRRDVSTGVDLPAVMGVAEDVVRPIMHREPVCDRNAIVMGHSGVYSSFLLHAECAAERYGVPAHAILQEVGRRRYVGGQEDMIIDIAVELSGGR